The proteins below come from a single Lates calcarifer isolate ASB-BC8 linkage group LG11, TLL_Latcal_v3, whole genome shotgun sequence genomic window:
- the anks4b gene encoding ankyrin repeat and SAM domain-containing protein 4B, with protein MSRYHKAAIDGNLDLLKEATRKDLNTKDEDGMTPTLLAAFHGRIDALQLICSREGDPNKCDIWGNTPLHHAAANGHMHILSFLVNFGANLFALDNDFHTAMDVAASRDQMECVRFLDAAASQQTNQNPKKVANLKKEAIKEAEKHVKLCEKVKKKHQKEMDKIHRGASNTRSVSEASMALNSGTITGVNEQFSKIIAPNKSGSLTARVKGTLQGKLGKKDKGTLQSSGRDGNVIFLKQENRTSEKPEFLDVFNEQDENMIEDRMGGYDDYDDNDEPGQIKQSIFNRPGLGGLIFMDKMGREPEDVPSGNIENLGYLIQNKLFEAEDDVDGFGGTDDSDVPWDQEDLGLDDNEDEETSPLDTFLSAISLPEFAHAFNREHLDLEALMLCSDEDLKGIRIQLGPRKKILEAAARRKSALENPGIMTDSCL; from the exons ATGTCTAGGTACCACAAAGCAGCGATTGATGGCAATTTGGACCTGCTGAAGGAGGCCACAAGGAAAGACCTGAACACTAAGGATGAAGATGGCATGACTCCCACCTTACTGGCTGCTTTCCATGGACGTATTGATGCTCTTCAGCTCATATGCAGCAGAGA AGGGGACCCAAACAAGTGTGACATCTGGGGAAACACACCATTGCACCATGCTGCAGCTAATGGCCACATGCACATCCTCAGCTTTCTGGTCAACTTCGGTGCCAACCTTTTCGCACTGGACAATGACTTCCACACAGCTATGGACGTTGCCGCCTCTCGTGACCAAATGGAATGTGTGCGCTTCTTAGATGCTGCTGCATCGCAGCAGACCAACCAAAATCCCAAGAAGGTCGCCAATCTAAAGAAGGAGGCTATCAaggaagcagaaaaacatgtgaaaCTCTGTGAGAAGGTGAAGAAGAAACACCAGAAAGAGATGGATAAAATACACCGCGGGGCAAGCAACACTAGGTCTGTTTCGGAGGCCAGCATGGCACTTAACAGTGGTACCATTACTGGTGTCAATGAGCAGTTCTCCAAGATTATTGCTCCTAATAAATCCGGCTCTCTTACAGCCAGGGTTAAAGGCACCCTCCAGGGGAAGCTTGGGAAGAAAGATAAAGGCACGCTGCAGAGTTCAGGAAGAGATGGGAACGTTATTTTCCTCAAGCAGGAAAATAGAACATCTGAGAAGCCAGAGTTTCTGGATGTCTTCAACGAGCAGGATGAAAACATGATAGAAGACAGAATGGGAGGGTATGACGAttatgatgacaatgatgagcCAGGCCAAATAAAACAGTCCATCTTCAACAGGCCTGGTCTTGGTGGTCTGATTTTCATGGATAAGATGGGGCGGGAGCCAGAGGATGTTCCCAGTGGGAACATTGAAAACCTTGGCTACCTCATTCAAAACAAGCTGTTTGAGGCAGAGGATGATGTTGATGGCTTTGGGGGGACTGACGACAGCGACGTACCCTGGGATCAGGAAGATCTGGGCCTGGATGATAATGAAGATGAGGAAACCTCTCCTTTGGATACTTTCTTGTCTGCCATCTCTTTGCCAGAGTTTGCCCATGCATTCAACAGAGAACACCTGGACCTGGAGGCGCTCATGCTGTGCTCTGATGAAGACCTGAAAGGCATTCGCATCCAGCTCGGACCCAGGAAGAAGATCCTGGAGGCTGCTGCTCGCAGAAAGAGCGCACTGGAGAATCCTGGCATCATGACGGACAGCTGCTTGTGA
- the LOC108879471 gene encoding peroxisomal membrane protein PMP34 isoform X1 produces the protein MSDNGGSAVGLLSYETLVHAVAGAMGSVTAMTVFFPLDTAKSRLQVDEKRKSKSTPVILAEIAKEEGLQSLYRGWFPVISSLCCSNFVYFYTFNSLKKLMASGPGKSRPGKDLLMGVVAGVVNVVLTTPMWVVNTRLKLQGVKFRNEDLQQTHYKGIFDAFSQIIANEGVGTLWNGTLPSLILVLNPAVQFMFYEAMKRKAGKGGRKISSAEIFLIGAIAKAIATTATYPLQTVQAILRFGQYRGDGKGGVIGSLSNIFSLLMDRIKRNGVLGLYKGLEAKLLQTVLTAALMFVVYEKITAATFKVMGLNKKLKQ, from the exons ATGTCGGACAACGGTGGCTCGGCTGTCGGCCTGCTGTCTTACGAGACACTGGTTCATGCTGTGGCAGGTGCAATG GGGAGTGTGACGGCTATGACCGTCTTCTTTCCTCTTGACACGGCCAAAAGCAGACTGCAGG TGGATGAGAAACGAAAGTCTAAATCCACCCCCGTCATCTTGGCTGAGATAGCAAAGGAAGAAGGCCT TCAGTCCCTGTACAGAGGTTGGTTCCCAGTCATCTccagcctctgctgctccaaCTTTGTCTACTTCTACACCTTCAACTCCTTGAAGAAGCTGATGGCTTCTGGTCCAGGAAAGTCCAGACCTGGCAAGGACCTGCTCATGGGGGTTGTAGCAG GGGTGGTGAATGTGGTCCTGACCACTCCCATGTGGGTGGTCAACACTCGCCTGAAGCTGCAGGGGGTAAAGTTCAGAAACGAAGACCTCCAGCAGACCCATTATAAGGGCATATTTG ATGCTTTCTCACAGATCATAGCCAATGAGGGCGTGGGAACTCTGTGGAACGGCACCCTGCCCTCTCTCATCCTCGTCCTCAACCCGGCTGTACAGTTCATGTTTTATGAGGCCATGAAGAGGAAGGCAGgcaagggagggaggaag ATATCCTCAGCAGAGATCTTTCTCATTGGAGCCATTGCCAAGGCCATTGCTACCACTGCGACATATCCTCTTCAGACAGTTCAGGCCATCCTGAGG TTCGGTCAGTACAGAGGTGACGGCAAGGGTGGTGTGATTGGAAGCCTCTCAAACATCTTCTCCCTGCTCATGGACAGAATCAA GAGGAATGGTGTTCTCGGTTTGTACAAAGGCCTGGAGGCCAAGCTGCTGCAGACAGTGCTGACAGCTGCCCTCATGTTTGTCGTGTACGAGAAGATCACTGCAGCCACCTTCAAAGTCATGGGTCTGAACAAGAAGCTGAAGCAGTGA
- the LOC108879471 gene encoding peroxisomal membrane protein PMP34 isoform X2, with product MSDNGGSAVGLLSYETLVHAVAGAMGSVTAMTVFFPLDTAKSRLQVDEKRKSKSTPVILAEIAKEEGLQSLYRGWFPVISSLCCSNFVYFYTFNSLKKLMASGPGKSRPGKDLLMGVVADAFSQIIANEGVGTLWNGTLPSLILVLNPAVQFMFYEAMKRKAGKGGRKISSAEIFLIGAIAKAIATTATYPLQTVQAILRFGQYRGDGKGGVIGSLSNIFSLLMDRIKRNGVLGLYKGLEAKLLQTVLTAALMFVVYEKITAATFKVMGLNKKLKQ from the exons ATGTCGGACAACGGTGGCTCGGCTGTCGGCCTGCTGTCTTACGAGACACTGGTTCATGCTGTGGCAGGTGCAATG GGGAGTGTGACGGCTATGACCGTCTTCTTTCCTCTTGACACGGCCAAAAGCAGACTGCAGG TGGATGAGAAACGAAAGTCTAAATCCACCCCCGTCATCTTGGCTGAGATAGCAAAGGAAGAAGGCCT TCAGTCCCTGTACAGAGGTTGGTTCCCAGTCATCTccagcctctgctgctccaaCTTTGTCTACTTCTACACCTTCAACTCCTTGAAGAAGCTGATGGCTTCTGGTCCAGGAAAGTCCAGACCTGGCAAGGACCTGCTCATGGGGGTTGTAGCAG ATGCTTTCTCACAGATCATAGCCAATGAGGGCGTGGGAACTCTGTGGAACGGCACCCTGCCCTCTCTCATCCTCGTCCTCAACCCGGCTGTACAGTTCATGTTTTATGAGGCCATGAAGAGGAAGGCAGgcaagggagggaggaag ATATCCTCAGCAGAGATCTTTCTCATTGGAGCCATTGCCAAGGCCATTGCTACCACTGCGACATATCCTCTTCAGACAGTTCAGGCCATCCTGAGG TTCGGTCAGTACAGAGGTGACGGCAAGGGTGGTGTGATTGGAAGCCTCTCAAACATCTTCTCCCTGCTCATGGACAGAATCAA GAGGAATGGTGTTCTCGGTTTGTACAAAGGCCTGGAGGCCAAGCTGCTGCAGACAGTGCTGACAGCTGCCCTCATGTTTGTCGTGTACGAGAAGATCACTGCAGCCACCTTCAAAGTCATGGGTCTGAACAAGAAGCTGAAGCAGTGA
- the dxo gene encoding decapping and exoribonuclease protein, whose translation MLTKVAMDRHRSHNPNSSYHNHQSAYKRERDDNGRNHWENKRFRPNHPHQQHQSGSTPGQISPRSQGLSTRKELYERDFPVYKQPVEVGCFSLDSERRFFNDSRQMRYYVEPDRNPNFDLRDGYKDRFIKRDDSVKEKLDHILRWIVANRSKLNSRVTPASSCALDVDFVTWRGHLTKLLTTPYETREGWLLAVTRFRGTLYISEVETEAAHRERENRTERHEEMMYWGYKFEQYTCADNIHSLPDPGGVVNTNEAFCTVVQTRLADHRLLFSGEVDCRDKDPNAPAPPACYVELKTSAEICTPKQRSNLHRFKLLKWWAQSFLPGVPRVVAGFRDHEGVVVSTETFHISKISHLIKNEYNCWKPTVCMNFCCDFLSFVKHVATEDNPSVVYLFSWEPHRDVTYSIHRDSHYSFLPHWYVEEITSGQDSQHHS comes from the exons ATGCTGACGAAG GTGGCAATGGACCGCCACAGATCCCACAATCCCAACTCCAGCTACCACAACCATCAGTCAGCgtacaaaagagaaagagatgacaATGGAAGAAATCACTGGGAGAATAAACGCTTCAGACCAAACCACCCCCACCAACAGCATCAGTCTGGGTCAACTCCTGGGCAAATCTCACCAAGGTCTCAGGGTCTGAGCACCAGAAAGGAGCTTTATGAAAGAGACTTTCCTGTGTACAAACAGCCTGTTGAAGTGGGATGTTTTTCCCTTGACTCTGAGCGCAGATTCTTCAACGACAGCAGGCAAATGAGATACTATGTGGAGCCTGACAGAAATCCTAATTTTGATCTGAGGGATGGATACAAGGACCGCTTTATAAAGAGAGACGACAGCGTGAAGGAGAAGCTGGACCACATCCTGCGGTGGATCGTAGCCAATAGATCAAAACTGAACTCAAGGGTGACCCCAGCCTCCTCTTG TGCTTTGGATGTCGACTTCGTGACATGGCGGGGTCACCTCACCAAGCTGCTGACCACTCCCTATGAGACGCGGGAGGGCTGGCTGCTGGCGGTTACAAGGTTCAGAGGCACGCTTTACATCAGTGAAGTGGAAACAGAAGCTGCTCACAGGGAACGAGAGAACCGCACCGAGAGGCACGAAGAGATGATGTACTGGGGCTACAAGTTTGAGCAATACACATGTGCAG ATAACATCCACAGTTTACCTGACCCAGGCGGAGTGGTTAACACTAACGAGGCCTTCTGCACCGTGGTGCAGACTCGGTTGGCAGATCACAGACTCCTGTTCTCCGGTGAGGTGGACTGTCGGGACAAAGACCCCAacgctccagctcctcctgcctGCTACGTCGAGCTGAAGACCTCTGCAGAGATCTGCACCCCCAAACAACGTAGCAACCTCCACAG GTTCAAACTGCTGAAGTGGTGGGCCCAGTCTTTCCTCCCCGGAGTCCCTCGTGTTGTAGCAGGTTTCCGGGATCATGAAGGAGTTGTTGTTTCTACGGAgacttttcacatttcaaagaTTTCACATCTCATCAAG AATGAATACAACTGCTGGAAGCCAACAGTCTGTATGAACTTTTGCTGTGATTTCTTGTCCTTTGTGAAGCATGTGGCTACTGAAGACAATCCGAG TGTGGTGTACCTGTTCTCCTGGGAGCCTCACAGAGACGTGACCTACTCCATCCACAGAGACTCCCACTATTCATTCCTGCCACACTGGTACGTCGAGGAGATAACCAGTGGTCAAGACTCACAGCATCACTCCTGA